In Pelodictyon luteolum DSM 273, the genomic stretch GGCCGAAGAGCTGAGGGTCCGGATTGCCGCAACGCTGGCGGAAGGCGAATCGCTCTTCAATGCCGACCGCCTCGACGAATCTACAGCGAAGTTCAGGGAACTGCTTGCCCTCGACGCCACGAACCGCACGGCGACCGGCTATATCAACGATACCATTCCCGCCCGCAAAGCGGAACTAGAGCGCCGGGCAGCTGTTGCAAAACAGGCCCGGGCCTCCTATGAGCGGGGTACATCTCTTGCTGCCGCAGGGGACCTCAGGGGAGCTGTCGGGGCATGGAACGAAGCACTCGCCGCAGCTGAAGACCCTGAACTCACTGCAGCAATCAATACCGGTCTTGCCGGTGCGAAGGAAAAGCTCGCCAAGGCAGAGGAGCTCACCCTGGAGGGTACGGCCTTGTTCCAGTCGGGCAATGTCGACGGTTCAGAAGCGAAGTTCCGCTCGGCTCTTATCCTTGATCCCATGAACCCTGTTGCCATGGATTACAGGGATGCGCAGATTCCTCTGCGCAGGGAGGAACTGCGTCGCCAGATCGAAGCCGAGGCGCAGGCTGCAGCAGCTTTCAAGAGCGGCAACACCATGTTCGCTGCAGGCGACCTCAACGGTGCGGAAGTGGCATGGCGCAAGGCTCTTTCGTTGACCCGCAACCCTGAGCTGCAGGCGGCCATTGCCCTGCAGTCCCGCAAGGCCGAGGAACAGGCCGCTGCCGAGCGCGCAGCTCTTGCTGCCCGCATTGAAGCCCTCGGCCGTGAGGCCCGTCTGCTGCTCGCTGCCGACCAGCTAGATGAAGCCGATGCCAGGTATCGTGAACTGCTTGCTCTGGACCCCGCACGTCCGGATGCGCTTCTGGCCCTAGAAACAGGAATTCCTCAGCGCAGGGCGGAACTCAAGCGGCAGCGTGAAGCTGAAGAACTGAGGGCCCGCATCGCCGCAATATCGGCGGAAGGCGAATCGCTCTTCAACGCCGACCGCCTCGACGAATCTACAGCGAAGTTCAGTGAACTGCTCGCCCTCGACGCCACGAACCGCACGGCGACCGGCTATATCAATGATACCATTCCCGCCCGCAAAGCAGAACTCGAGCGTCGGGCAGCTGTTGCAGAACAGGCCCGTGCCTCCTATGAGCGGGGTAGTGCGCTTGCCGCAGCAGGTGACCTCAGGGGAGCTGTCGGGGCATGGAACGAAGCACTCGCCGCAGCTGAAGACCCTGAACTCACTGCAGCAATCAATACCGGTCTTGCCGGTGCGAAGGAAAAGCTCGCTAGGGCAGAGGAGCTCACTCTGGAGGGTACGGCCTTGTTCCAGTCTGGAAACGTCGACGGTTCAGAAACGACGTTCCGCCAGGTGCTTGCACTTGACCCCATGAACCGGGGCGCCATGGACTATCTGGAGGTACAGCTTCCCGCGCGCAGGGCAGAGCTGCTGCGCCAGCAGCGTGAAGCTGAACATCAGGCCCGGATCGCCGCAATATCGGCGGAAGGCGAATCGCTCTTCAATGCCGACCGCCTCGGTGAATCTGCAGCGAAGTTCCGGGAACTGCTTGCCCTCGACGCCACGAACCGCACGGCGACCGGCTATATCAATGATGCCATTCCTGCCCGGAGGGTTGAGCTGCAGCGTCGTGCTGCAGTGGCACGCCAGGCGCAGGCCGGCTATGAAAACGGACGTGCCCGGTATGCGGCCGGTGATCTTGCCGGTGCAATCGGGGCATGGGAAGGGGCTCTCCGTATTGCCGAGGATGCCAAGCTCACCGCCACCATCAACGCCGACCTCCAGAAGGCGAGGGAAAAAAGCTCACGGATCAGGGCGCTGCATGACGAGTCCCTTTCCCTGTTCGCCAGCGACAGTCTTGACGGCTCCGAAGCGAAGTTCAGGGAACTGCTTGCCATTGATGCTTCGAATGCCGTGGCCAAAGATCATCTTTCCTCAAGAATTCCCGCCCGCAGAGCTGAGCTTCTTCGCCAGCGCGGTGTAGCTTCCAGTGTGGAAGCGGCTCTTGGGGAAGGCAACCGACTCTACGCTTCAGGCAATGTTCAGGGTGCGATAGCACGCTGGACAGAGGGGCTCGGGGTTGCTGAAACTCCAGGCCAGAAAGCTTCACTTGCCGGTCAGGTCCGTATGGCAGATGAGCGCCTTCGTCAGGAAGCGGCAGCCCGCCAGATCCGGGTGTCGGAGCTCTATGCGGAAGGTGCGACCCTGTTCGGCAGCGACAGGCTCGACGAGGCTGCGGCGAAGTTCCAGGAGCTCCTGCAGCTTGATGGATCGCATCCTGAAGCCCGCTCGTACGCCGGCGTGAAAATCCCCGCCCGCAAAGCCGAACTGCAGCGGCTGGCTGAACTCGAGCAGAGGGCGAAGGATGCTTATGAGCGGGGCAACAGGCTCTACGCTGCCGGCGATTACGATGCAGCGAAAGCTGCATGGCAGGAGGCGCTCAACATTACCGCTACACAGCGCTGAGGAGGCGGTATAACATGAACCACAATATGTCCTGCACAGTGTCCATACAGAGAGGTTTAGGGGGGGCTTTCGCACGCATGTTCGCTTTTCTCTGTATGCTTGCCGTTGCGGCACCACATACCGCTTTTGGCGAAAAGCCGGTTCCGGCGGCCTTGAAGGCGCCGGCACGCGTTCCAGCCGGAGATGTTCTGATCCAGGTGGTCGCGCGTGAGCACGTGACGATTGCTGCCGGCATGGACGGACGCATCGAGCGCCTGATGGTTCGCGAGGGGGACCGGTTCACGAAAGGCATGCTGCTGCTTGCTTTTGACTGCTCGAGCGAGCAGGGGATGCTTGAGCGTTCGAAAGCTTCCCGGGAGCTCGCCGTGAAAAACGCTGAAATCCAGGAAAAGCTCTTTGCCATGGGCGCTTCGAGCGATCTGGAGCTCTCAACGGCCCGGGCAGAGCGTGGAAAGATGGCGGCTGAGCAGAAGATAGCCGCTGCCGCGGTGCGTAAGTGCACCGTCCTGGCACCGTTTTCCGGCGGGGTGTCGGAACTGAAGGTGCAGCGATTCCAGACTGTGAAGAAGGGCGATCCTCTCATGCGGCTCGTCAATACCGGCGACCTTGAGATCCAGATGTTCGTTCCCTCGAAATGGCTGGTCTGGCTAAAGCCCGGCAGGCGCTTCACAGTGCATGTCGACGAACTCGACCGTGATTATCAGGCCGAAGTCCGTGCCACCGGCACCTGGATCGACGCTGTAAGCCAG encodes the following:
- a CDS encoding efflux RND transporter periplasmic adaptor subunit produces the protein MFAFLCMLAVAAPHTAFGEKPVPAALKAPARVPAGDVLIQVVAREHVTIAAGMDGRIERLMVREGDRFTKGMLLLAFDCSSEQGMLERSKASRELAVKNAEIQEKLFAMGASSDLELSTARAERGKMAAEQKIAAAAVRKCTVLAPFSGGVSELKVQRFQTVKKGDPLMRLVNTGDLEIQMFVPSKWLVWLKPGRRFTVHVDELDRDYQAEVRATGTWIDAVSQSVAVFSRFSRQAPELLPGMSGHAILASPK